One stretch of Anabas testudineus chromosome 24, fAnaTes1.2, whole genome shotgun sequence DNA includes these proteins:
- the xrcc3 gene encoding DNA repair protein XRCC3: protein MNWDQVELNPRIIAAVRRAKLKSVREVLCISDPDLQRLTGLSHSDVKQLLIVASTACRRHPPTPVILLHHRGESSLRLSVGCPVLDQLLRGGLPVGGVTELSGESGVGKTQLALQLCLSVQYPTEYGGLNSGAVYICTEDSFPVRRLQQLIQEQSTVRSDAPQDLISNLQFSDHVYIEHAADLDSLQVCLSQRVPLLLARGLVRLLVVDSVAALFRSEFQASDWLQRNKQLLTFCSALHHLSREFNTPVLCINQVTDVFSGSDDSLGPHSSNVSPALGLVWANQVMVRLMMRRLQGMIFHGDQSSAPRRLEVVFAPHLAQDGRDAGIWREGVQGVSS, encoded by the exons ATGAACTGGGATCAAGTGGAGCTCAACCCAAGGATCATAGCTGCGGTGAGGAGAG CCAAGCTAAAGTCTGTCAGGGAGGTTTTATGCATTTCCGATCCAGATCTGCAAAGACTCACTGGTCTGTCCCATTCTGATGTCAAGCAGCTGCTCATTGTTGCTTCCACCGCATGCAGACGACACCCTCCCACACCTG TGATCCTGCTCCATCACAGGGGGGAGTCCAGCCTTAGGCTCAGTGTAGGCTGTCCAGTACTGGACCAGCTTCTGAGGGGGGGTCTTCCTGTTGGGGGTGTCACAGAGCTATCAGGCGAGAGTGGGGTGGGAAAAACTCAGCTGGCTCTgcagctgtgtctgtctgtacagTACCCGACCGAGTATGGAGGACTGAACTCAG GAGCAGTTTATATCTGCACGGAGGACTCGTTTCCCGTCAGgcgtctgcagcagctgatccAGGAACAGTCCACTGTGCGCTCGGATGCCCCCCAAGATCTGATCAGCAACCTCCAGTTCAGTGACCATGTTTACATTGAGCATGCTGCAGACCTG GACTCTCTCCAAGTTTGCCTGTCCCAACGTGTTCCCCTGTTGCTGGCTCGTGGTCTGGTCCGGCTACTGGTTGTGGACTCAGTGGCAGCTCTGTTCAGGTCTGAGTTCCAGGCTTCTGATTGGTTGCAGAGGAACAAACAGCTGCTCACCTTCTGCTCTGCCCTGCACCACCTGAGTCGGGAGTTCAACACACCTGTCCTTTGCATCAATCAG gtcaCAGATGTTTTCAGTGGCTCAGACGACAGTTTGGG ACCTCACTCCTCTAACGTGTCCCCCGCTCTCGGCTTGGTTTGGGCCAATCAGGTGATGGTTCGGCTGATGATGCGGCGTCTTCAGGGGATGATTTTCCATGGTGACCAGAGTAGTGCCCCCCGCAGGCTGGAGGTGGTTTTTGCTCCTCACCTGGCCCAAGATGGGCGGGATGCTGGCATCTGGAGGGAGGGGGTTCAAGGTGTTTCTTCATGA